One Actinoplanes missouriensis 431 DNA segment encodes these proteins:
- the pyrR gene encoding bifunctional pyr operon transcriptional regulator/uracil phosphoribosyltransferase PyrR, with protein sequence MAQPRADAPSKIILEGADLHRVVDRIAHQILEKTSGATGTVLLGIPTRGVPLAHRLAARIHAFEGVEVPVGSLDITLYRDDLRLKATRALGRTELPSGGIDGLRVILVDDVLFSGRSVRAALDALQDLGRPSSVQLAVLVDRGHRQLPIRADYVGKNIPTALSESVKVALTETDGSDEVRLIGGLK encoded by the coding sequence GTGGCGCAGCCACGCGCAGACGCGCCTAGCAAGATCATTCTGGAAGGTGCCGACCTGCATCGGGTCGTGGACCGCATCGCGCATCAGATTCTCGAGAAGACCTCCGGCGCCACCGGCACCGTGCTGCTCGGCATCCCGACGCGCGGCGTGCCGCTCGCGCACCGTCTGGCCGCCCGGATCCACGCCTTCGAGGGCGTCGAGGTCCCGGTCGGCTCGCTCGACATCACGCTCTACCGCGACGACCTGCGCCTCAAGGCCACCCGCGCGCTCGGCAGGACCGAGCTGCCCAGCGGCGGCATCGACGGCCTGCGGGTGATCCTCGTCGACGACGTGCTCTTCTCCGGTCGCTCGGTCCGCGCCGCGCTCGACGCGCTGCAGGACCTGGGCCGGCCGAGCTCGGTGCAGCTCGCGGTCCTGGTCGACCGGGGCCACCGGCAGCTGCCGATCCGCGCCGACTACGTCGGCAAGAACATCCCGACGGCGCTCAGCGAGAGCGTGAAGGTCGCGCTCACCGAGACCGACGGCTCCGACGAGGTACGGCTGATCGGAGGCCTCAAGTGA
- the bldD gene encoding transcriptional regulator BldD, translating into MPSEYAKSLGARLRSIRQQQGLSLQGVEEKSNGRWKAVVVGSYERGDRAVTVSRLAELADFYRVPVSELLPDGSGIRLEATNKIVLDLEKLYDTTGEDLAYVARYARAIQQQRGDYNGRVLSIRADDLRALAIVYDISPSGLIERLTEQGVLVADPRAFFAS; encoded by the coding sequence ATGCCGTCTGAGTACGCCAAGTCGCTGGGCGCTCGCCTGCGCTCCATCCGCCAGCAGCAGGGCCTGTCCCTGCAGGGCGTCGAAGAGAAGTCCAACGGCCGCTGGAAGGCTGTCGTCGTGGGCTCGTACGAGCGTGGCGACCGCGCGGTGACCGTCTCGCGTCTGGCCGAACTGGCCGACTTCTACCGAGTGCCCGTCTCGGAACTGCTGCCCGACGGCAGCGGCATCCGTCTCGAGGCCACCAACAAGATCGTGCTGGACCTGGAGAAGCTCTACGACACCACGGGCGAAGACCTCGCCTACGTGGCGCGTTACGCCCGGGCCATCCAGCAGCAGCGCGGCGACTACAACGGCCGCGTCCTGTCGATCCGCGCCGACGACCTGCGCGCGCTCGCCATCGTCTACGACATCTCGCCGTCGGGCCTCATCGAGCGCCTCACCGAGCAGGGTGTCCTGGTCGCCGACCCGCGCGCGTTCTTCGCCAGCTGA
- the nusB gene encoding transcription antitermination factor NusB, with the protein MAEGPKKERLARRKARKRALDVLFEADLRDLPPGQVLITYLDRIAKPHPEHMGYATELIEGVAKNLDRIDELIASYAEGWTIDRMPTVDRNLARIAVYELLYVPDVDDPVAITEAVELAKEMSTDDSPRFLNGLLDRIAAFATR; encoded by the coding sequence ATGGCCGAAGGTCCCAAGAAGGAACGGCTCGCGCGTCGCAAGGCGCGCAAGCGAGCCCTCGACGTCCTGTTCGAGGCGGACCTGCGCGACCTCCCGCCTGGTCAGGTGCTCATCACGTACCTGGACCGGATCGCCAAGCCCCACCCGGAACACATGGGCTACGCCACCGAGCTGATCGAGGGTGTCGCCAAGAACCTGGACCGCATCGACGAGCTGATCGCCAGTTACGCCGAGGGCTGGACGATCGACCGGATGCCGACGGTGGACCGCAACCTGGCGCGGATCGCGGTCTACGAGCTCCTCTACGTGCCGGACGTCGACGACCCGGTGGCCATCACCGAGGCCGTCGAGCTGGCGAAGGAGATGTCGACGGACGACAGCCCGCGCTTCCTCAACGGTCTGCTCGACCGGATCGCGGCGTTCGCCACCCGCTGA
- the efp gene encoding elongation factor P encodes MASTNDLKNGLVLNLDKELWTVVEFQHVKPGKGPAFVRTTLKHVLSGKVVDKTFNAGTKVDTATVDKRTMQYLYQDGEDFVFMDLDTYDQIHVSGSTVGDNANYLLPEAEATVALHEGVPLYIELPTSVFLEVTYTEPGLQGDRSTGGTKPATVETGATVNVPLFITTGEKIKVDTRDGRYLGRS; translated from the coding sequence ATGGCTTCCACCAACGACCTGAAGAACGGCCTGGTGCTCAACCTCGACAAGGAGTTGTGGACTGTCGTCGAGTTCCAGCACGTCAAGCCGGGCAAGGGGCCGGCGTTCGTGCGGACCACCCTGAAGCACGTGCTGTCCGGCAAGGTCGTCGACAAGACCTTCAACGCGGGCACCAAGGTCGACACCGCGACCGTGGACAAGCGCACGATGCAGTACCTGTACCAGGACGGCGAGGACTTCGTCTTCATGGACCTGGACACCTACGACCAGATCCACGTCTCCGGCAGCACGGTCGGTGACAACGCGAACTACCTGCTCCCCGAGGCCGAGGCCACGGTGGCCCTGCACGAGGGTGTGCCGCTCTACATCGAGCTGCCGACCAGCGTGTTCCTCGAGGTCACCTACACCGAGCCCGGCCTGCAGGGCGACCGCTCCACCGGCGGCACCAAGCCGGCCACCGTCGAGACCGGCGCCACTGTCAACGTTCCGCTCTTCATCACCACCGGTGAGAAGATCAAGGTCGACACCCGCGACGGCCGCTACCTCGGCCGCAGCTGA
- the aroQ gene encoding type II 3-dehydroquinate dehydratase translates to MIYVLNGPNLGRLGLREPGIYGSSTYADLVEMCQTVADDLGLTVDVKQTNAEHEMLEWLYRAADEGADVVLNPGAWTHYNYAVRDACAMLRGKLVEVHISNVHTREEFRHHSVISAVATGVIAGLGFDGYRLALEHIAR, encoded by the coding sequence ATGATCTATGTGCTGAACGGCCCGAACCTGGGACGGCTGGGACTGCGCGAGCCCGGGATCTACGGCTCCTCGACCTACGCCGACCTGGTCGAGATGTGCCAGACGGTGGCCGACGATCTGGGTCTGACCGTCGACGTGAAGCAGACGAACGCCGAGCATGAGATGCTCGAATGGCTCTACCGGGCGGCCGACGAGGGCGCCGACGTGGTGCTCAACCCGGGCGCCTGGACGCACTACAACTACGCGGTACGCGACGCCTGCGCGATGCTTCGCGGCAAGCTCGTCGAGGTGCACATCTCCAACGTCCACACCCGCGAGGAGTTCCGTCACCATTCGGTGATTTCCGCCGTGGCGACCGGTGTGATCGCCGGTCTCGGATTCGACGGATATCGCCTCGCACTGGAACACATCGCGCGGTAA
- the aroB gene encoding 3-dehydroquinate synthase, which produces MTAVVTRIPVTGDRPYDVIVGRGLEGELPGLIEGATRVAVLHPPTLRDRAEAVAKAAGAATVVPIEVPDAERGKSIEVAARCWDELGAAGFTRTDVVVGVGGGATTDLAGYVAAAWLRGVRWVPVATSVAGMVDAAVGGKTAVNIAAGKNLVGAFHPPAGVLCDLDALDTLPAEDIAAGMAEVVKGGFIADPRILELIEADPAAALDPRSAVLRELVERKIRVKAQVVSVDLKESGLREILNYGHTLGHAIERREKYTWKHGDAIAVGLVFAAELGRLTGRLDDATAARHRAVLESLGLPTTYPQGAWTELLPAMRVDKKARAATLRFVVLDGLAQPGILAGPDEELLERAYAAVAR; this is translated from the coding sequence GTGACGGCCGTGGTGACGCGGATTCCGGTGACGGGTGACCGTCCGTATGACGTGATCGTCGGGCGTGGGCTCGAAGGTGAGCTGCCCGGGCTGATCGAGGGTGCGACGCGGGTCGCGGTGCTGCACCCGCCGACGCTGCGGGACCGGGCCGAGGCGGTCGCCAAGGCGGCCGGCGCGGCCACGGTGGTGCCGATCGAGGTGCCGGACGCCGAGCGCGGGAAGTCGATCGAGGTGGCGGCCCGCTGCTGGGACGAACTCGGGGCGGCCGGCTTCACCCGTACCGATGTGGTGGTGGGTGTGGGCGGCGGAGCCACGACGGACCTGGCCGGGTACGTCGCGGCGGCCTGGCTGCGCGGGGTCCGCTGGGTGCCGGTCGCCACCTCGGTGGCCGGGATGGTCGACGCCGCCGTCGGTGGCAAGACCGCGGTGAACATCGCGGCCGGCAAGAACCTGGTCGGCGCGTTCCACCCGCCCGCCGGCGTGCTCTGCGACCTGGACGCGCTCGACACGCTGCCCGCCGAGGACATCGCCGCCGGGATGGCCGAGGTGGTCAAGGGCGGCTTCATCGCCGATCCGCGGATCCTCGAGCTGATCGAGGCGGACCCGGCGGCGGCGCTCGACCCGCGCAGTGCCGTGCTGCGGGAGCTGGTCGAGCGCAAGATCCGGGTGAAGGCGCAGGTGGTGAGCGTCGACCTCAAGGAGTCCGGGCTGCGGGAGATCCTCAACTACGGGCACACGCTGGGGCACGCGATCGAGCGCCGGGAGAAGTACACCTGGAAGCACGGGGACGCGATCGCGGTGGGCCTGGTGTTCGCGGCCGAGCTGGGCCGGCTCACCGGCCGGCTGGACGACGCCACAGCGGCGCGGCACCGGGCGGTGCTGGAATCGCTGGGGCTGCCCACGACGTACCCGCAAGGGGCCTGGACCGAGCTCCTGCCCGCGATGCGCGTCGACAAGAAGGCGCGGGCGGCGACCCTGCGGTTCGTGGTCCTGGACGGCCTGGCGCAACCCGGCATCCTGGCCGGGCCGGACGAGGAGCTGCTGGAGCGCGCCTACGCGGCGGTGGCCCGATGA
- a CDS encoding Clp protease N-terminal domain-containing protein — protein MPKINVYLPDELADAVRETGLPVSPICQRALEQAVRRITTIRQAVLTDLDPDRLSERLPSFTGRLVIVLTLAARRAQEAGATSVTSGDLLHGMLAENHNLGLHVLTAMDVAPDSLTAPATPEPATSGGGLRFSGPAAVALELAVGEAIGFGHNYVGCEHLLVGLAAEPDGAAGELLRSRAVDGKAARRAVAAAVAGYAHLRSTTTAEPSAAPATSALLTAVRAELAPLVERIERLEERLN, from the coding sequence ATGCCGAAAATCAACGTCTATCTCCCCGACGAACTCGCCGACGCCGTCCGCGAGACCGGCCTGCCCGTCTCGCCGATCTGCCAGCGCGCTCTGGAGCAGGCGGTCCGCCGGATCACCACGATCCGTCAGGCCGTGCTCACCGACCTCGACCCGGATCGGCTCTCCGAGCGCCTGCCCAGCTTCACCGGCCGCCTCGTGATCGTCCTCACGCTCGCCGCGCGCCGCGCTCAGGAGGCCGGCGCCACGTCCGTGACCAGCGGCGACCTGCTGCACGGCATGCTCGCCGAGAACCACAACCTGGGCCTGCACGTGCTCACCGCGATGGACGTCGCCCCGGACTCACTGACCGCCCCCGCGACCCCGGAGCCGGCCACCAGCGGCGGCGGCCTGCGGTTCAGCGGCCCCGCCGCCGTCGCGCTGGAGCTGGCCGTCGGTGAGGCGATCGGTTTCGGGCACAACTACGTCGGCTGCGAGCACCTGCTCGTCGGGCTGGCGGCCGAGCCGGACGGCGCCGCCGGTGAGCTGCTGCGCTCCCGCGCCGTCGACGGCAAGGCGGCCCGGCGCGCGGTCGCGGCGGCCGTCGCCGGGTACGCGCACCTGCGCTCCACCACGACGGCCGAGCCGTCCGCCGCACCGGCCACCTCCGCGTTGCTCACCGCGGTCCGCGCCGAGCTGGCCCCGCTCGTCGAGCGCATCGAGCGCCTGGAGGAGCGCCTGAACTGA
- a CDS encoding polysaccharide deacetylase family protein, which yields MRAALFAAGGVACGAAGVSEATRLFGWDRPPLGGGYAAAADSPERLRHADVRVRYYVETDEPVVAFTFDDGPGPNWTPMVLDALDAAAAPATFFMVGQQLEKHAALVRDRMSRHEIGNHSWSHDDLATLDRPRVEDELGRTHEMVRKVFGREPTVMRPPYGHLGGSTLLAANQFGYDVVLWSHLMRERQFEDDPDGQVRDIVNSVRPGSIILAHDVGKERRLVALRGLGAMIAGLRARGLRLGTVSELAALGRTPAQAGI from the coding sequence ATGCGCGCGGCTCTGTTCGCCGCGGGAGGCGTGGCCTGCGGCGCAGCGGGTGTGAGCGAGGCGACGCGACTGTTCGGCTGGGACCGGCCGCCGCTCGGCGGGGGGTACGCCGCCGCGGCGGACTCGCCGGAGCGGCTGCGCCACGCCGACGTCCGGGTCCGGTACTACGTGGAGACCGACGAGCCGGTGGTGGCCTTCACCTTCGACGACGGGCCCGGCCCGAACTGGACGCCGATGGTGCTCGACGCCCTGGACGCCGCGGCGGCGCCGGCCACGTTCTTCATGGTGGGCCAGCAGCTGGAGAAGCACGCCGCCCTGGTCCGGGACCGGATGTCCCGGCACGAGATCGGCAACCACTCCTGGTCGCACGACGACCTCGCCACCCTGGACCGTCCACGGGTGGAGGACGAGCTGGGCCGTACCCATGAGATGGTCCGGAAGGTCTTCGGCCGGGAACCCACGGTGATGCGGCCGCCCTACGGGCACCTCGGCGGGTCGACCCTGCTGGCCGCCAACCAGTTCGGGTACGACGTGGTGCTCTGGTCGCACCTGATGCGGGAGCGGCAGTTCGAGGACGACCCGGACGGGCAGGTCCGCGACATCGTGAACAGCGTCCGGCCCGGATCGATCATCCTGGCCCACGACGTCGGCAAGGAGCGCCGCCTGGTCGCGCTGCGCGGACTCGGCGCGATGATCGCCGGGCTGCGGGCGCGCGGGCTCCGGCTCGGCACGGTCTCCGAACTGGCCGCCCTCGGCCGCACCCCGGCCCAGGCCGGGATCTGA
- a CDS encoding shikimate kinase — translation MAPAVVLVGVMGAGKTTVGAALAERLGVPFADTDTIIEERAGKPIPEIFVDDGEAAFREQERAVVAECVETFPGVLALGGGAILDDGTRQRLTEQTVVFLTVELGDAIKRVGLGAGRPLLAINPRATLRHLMEQRRPLYLEVATHVIATDGREPADLAAEIAALL, via the coding sequence ATGGCTCCGGCGGTGGTCCTGGTCGGCGTGATGGGTGCCGGCAAGACCACGGTCGGCGCCGCGCTCGCCGAGCGGCTGGGCGTGCCGTTCGCGGACACCGACACGATCATCGAGGAGCGGGCCGGGAAGCCCATCCCGGAGATCTTCGTCGACGACGGCGAGGCGGCCTTCCGCGAGCAGGAGCGCGCGGTCGTGGCCGAGTGCGTGGAGACCTTTCCGGGCGTGCTCGCGCTGGGTGGCGGCGCCATCCTCGACGACGGTACGCGTCAGCGTCTCACCGAGCAGACCGTGGTCTTCCTGACCGTCGAGCTGGGCGACGCCATCAAGCGGGTCGGGCTCGGCGCGGGCCGCCCGCTGCTCGCGATCAACCCGCGGGCGACCCTGCGTCACCTCATGGAGCAGCGCCGGCCGCTCTACCTGGAGGTGGCGACCCACGTGATCGCCACCGACGGCCGTGAGCCGGCCGACCTCGCCGCCGAGATCGCCGCCCTGCTCTGA
- the aroC gene encoding chorismate synthase has protein sequence MLRWLTAGESHGPALVALLEGVPAGVEVTSADIMRDLVRRRLGYGRGARMKFEQDELEIIGGVRHGITLGSPVALRVGNSEWPKWETVMAADPVNPELLASQARNEPLTRPRPGHADLAGMQKYGHTDARPILERASARETAARVAVGVVAKKLIKQTLGIDIVSHVIELGSVAAKPGLVPTPDDFDRIDEDPLRCLDPEASARMVAEVDAAKKDADTLGGIVEVLAYNVPPGLGSHVQWDRKLDARLATALMSIQSVKGVEIGDGFTQARSRGSVAHDEIIPTEGGVRRVTDRAGGLEGGITNGEPLRVRAALKPISSLNRALQTIDITTGEPATAINQRSDVCAVPAGAVVAEAMVALVLAEAATEKFGGDSVAEIRRNLASYLENLVIR, from the coding sequence GTGTTGCGCTGGCTTACCGCAGGTGAATCGCACGGACCGGCGCTCGTCGCGCTGCTGGAGGGTGTTCCCGCCGGGGTGGAGGTGACGAGCGCGGACATCATGCGCGACCTCGTGCGCCGCCGCCTGGGTTATGGGCGCGGCGCCCGGATGAAGTTCGAGCAGGACGAGCTGGAGATCATCGGCGGGGTCCGGCACGGGATCACGCTGGGCAGCCCGGTGGCGCTGCGGGTGGGCAACAGCGAGTGGCCCAAGTGGGAGACGGTGATGGCCGCCGACCCGGTCAACCCGGAGCTGCTGGCCTCCCAGGCGCGCAACGAGCCGCTGACCCGACCGCGTCCCGGTCACGCCGACCTGGCCGGCATGCAGAAGTACGGGCACACCGACGCCCGCCCGATCCTGGAGCGCGCCAGCGCCCGGGAGACCGCGGCCCGCGTCGCCGTCGGCGTGGTCGCCAAGAAACTGATCAAGCAGACGCTCGGCATCGACATCGTGTCGCACGTGATCGAGCTGGGCTCGGTCGCCGCGAAACCCGGCCTGGTCCCGACGCCGGACGACTTCGACCGGATCGACGAGGACCCGCTGCGCTGCCTCGACCCGGAGGCGAGCGCGCGGATGGTGGCCGAGGTCGACGCCGCGAAGAAGGACGCCGACACGCTCGGCGGCATCGTCGAGGTGCTGGCCTACAACGTCCCGCCGGGTCTCGGCTCGCACGTGCAGTGGGACCGCAAGCTGGACGCCCGCCTCGCCACCGCGCTCATGTCGATCCAGTCGGTCAAGGGCGTGGAGATCGGCGACGGCTTCACCCAGGCGCGCTCGCGCGGCTCGGTGGCGCACGACGAGATCATCCCGACCGAGGGCGGCGTGCGGCGGGTGACCGACCGGGCCGGCGGCCTGGAGGGCGGCATCACGAACGGGGAGCCGCTGCGGGTCCGCGCCGCGCTCAAGCCGATCTCCTCGCTGAACCGGGCGCTGCAGACCATCGACATCACCACCGGCGAGCCGGCCACCGCGATCAACCAGCGGTCCGACGTCTGTGCGGTGCCGGCCGGCGCGGTGGTCGCCGAGGCGATGGTCGCGCTGGTCCTGGCCGAGGCCGCGACCGAGAAGTTCGGCGGCGACTCGGTGGCCGAGATCCGGCGCAACCTCGCGTCGTACCTCGAGAACCTGGTGATCCGCTGA
- a CDS encoding multidrug effflux MFS transporter, which yields MTAETTRAPNRVLLVVILGLITAIGPLSLDMYLPALPDIARDLDVSASQVQLSLTSCLIGMALGQLVFGPLSDRWGRRRPVVIGLAAYAMLSFLIALAPTAPVLTGLRLLQGLAGGVGVVVARAVVRDVAAGRDAAKLFSSLTLIFGIAPIAAPSLGSAVLSFSSWHGVFVALGVVAVLLTVLAAAALPETLPPSRRATGGLGEVARTARSLFTDRIFLGYALAQSFTFAALFAYISGSSFVLQDGYGLSPTVYSLLFGANAVGLILASQANNWLLNRRSLTQLMVAGLGLQVVAGVLALLGAGSGLLPVLAAGLFLLVTAIGVIQPNSTALALDRYPAHAGAAAALLGGVQSVVASVAAPLAGLGDPGRGVPMSVVIFGFAVAALLSAAVLTRTPKSL from the coding sequence GTGACAGCCGAGACCACCCGGGCCCCGAACCGCGTCCTGCTCGTCGTGATCCTCGGACTGATCACCGCGATCGGGCCGCTGTCGCTGGACATGTACCTGCCCGCGCTGCCGGACATCGCCCGGGACCTGGACGTCTCGGCGTCGCAGGTCCAGCTGTCGCTGACCTCGTGCCTGATCGGCATGGCGCTGGGCCAGCTGGTGTTCGGCCCGTTGAGCGACAGGTGGGGGCGGCGTCGTCCGGTGGTGATCGGGTTGGCCGCGTACGCGATGCTCTCGTTCCTGATCGCCCTCGCGCCCACCGCGCCGGTCCTGACCGGCCTGCGTCTCCTGCAGGGTCTCGCGGGAGGCGTCGGCGTGGTGGTCGCCCGTGCGGTGGTCCGCGACGTGGCCGCCGGCCGGGACGCCGCGAAGCTCTTCTCCAGCCTCACCCTGATCTTCGGCATCGCGCCGATCGCCGCACCGAGCCTGGGCAGCGCGGTGCTGAGCTTCTCGTCGTGGCACGGGGTGTTCGTGGCGCTCGGCGTCGTCGCGGTGCTGCTCACCGTGCTGGCCGCGGCCGCGCTGCCGGAGACTCTGCCGCCGTCCCGGCGCGCGACCGGCGGCCTCGGCGAGGTGGCGCGGACCGCGCGCTCGCTCTTCACCGACCGGATCTTCCTGGGGTACGCCCTGGCACAGTCCTTCACGTTCGCGGCGCTGTTCGCCTACATCAGCGGATCGAGTTTCGTCCTGCAGGACGGGTACGGCCTCTCGCCCACCGTTTACAGCCTGCTCTTCGGCGCGAACGCGGTCGGTCTGATCCTCGCCAGCCAGGCCAACAACTGGCTGCTCAACCGCCGCTCGCTGACCCAGCTGATGGTCGCCGGGCTGGGCCTGCAGGTGGTGGCCGGCGTGCTGGCGCTGCTCGGCGCCGGCAGTGGCCTGCTGCCGGTTCTCGCGGCCGGCCTGTTCCTGCTGGTCACGGCGATCGGGGTGATCCAGCCGAATTCGACCGCGCTGGCGCTGGACCGGTACCCGGCGCACGCCGGCGCGGCGGCGGCGCTGCTCGGCGGGGTGCAGTCGGTGGTGGCGTCGGTGGCCGCGCCCCTGGCCGGGTTGGGGGATCCCGGCCGGGGCGTGCCGATGAGCGTGGTGATCTTCGGGTTCGCGGTGGCGGCGCTGCTGTCGGCGGCGGTGCTCACCCGGACGCCGAAATCACTCTGA
- a CDS encoding shikimate dehydrogenase, translating into MQSQEETRKAAVCGKPIAHSLSPVIHNAGFAAAGLTGWTYEAIECAESELPDLVAGLGPEWAGLSLTMPLKEAALRIADVATPVAIAAGVANTLVRQPDGSWHGDNTDVAGMVRVLREAGLGVSRGRHARKEAPPRITVLGGGGTARAALAAASELGAEEITVVTRRPEAREELNPVAVALGLRIEAVSWADAPGAFDADAVIATVPKGAADELAGRVAWRAGGVYFDALYDPWPTPLAASAAAAGVSVHSGLDLLLAQALSQFEQFTGVTPAPEDAMRAALEKAAATRG; encoded by the coding sequence GTGCAGAGCCAAGAAGAGACGCGCAAGGCTGCCGTGTGCGGCAAGCCGATCGCCCACTCGCTCTCCCCGGTGATCCACAATGCCGGGTTCGCCGCGGCCGGGCTGACCGGGTGGACCTACGAGGCGATCGAGTGCGCCGAGTCGGAGCTGCCCGACCTGGTGGCCGGTCTCGGCCCGGAATGGGCCGGTCTGTCGCTGACCATGCCGCTCAAGGAGGCCGCGCTGCGGATCGCCGACGTCGCCACCCCGGTCGCGATCGCGGCGGGCGTGGCGAACACGCTGGTCCGTCAGCCGGACGGCTCGTGGCACGGCGACAACACCGACGTCGCCGGCATGGTCCGGGTGCTGCGCGAGGCCGGTCTGGGCGTGAGCCGGGGCCGGCACGCGCGTAAGGAGGCGCCGCCGCGGATCACCGTTCTGGGTGGTGGCGGCACCGCGCGGGCGGCCCTCGCCGCCGCCTCCGAGCTGGGCGCCGAGGAGATCACCGTGGTGACCCGTCGTCCGGAGGCCCGCGAGGAGCTGAACCCGGTCGCGGTCGCGCTCGGCCTGCGGATCGAGGCGGTCTCCTGGGCGGACGCGCCCGGCGCGTTCGACGCCGACGCGGTGATCGCCACGGTGCCGAAAGGCGCTGCCGACGAACTCGCCGGGCGGGTGGCCTGGCGCGCCGGTGGGGTGTACTTCGACGCGCTCTACGACCCGTGGCCCACGCCGCTGGCGGCGTCGGCGGCCGCGGCGGGAGTGAGCGTGCACTCCGGGCTGGACCTGCTGCTGGCGCAGGCGCTGAGCCAGTTCGAGCAGTTCACCGGGGTCACTCCGGCCCCGGAGGACGCGATGCGGGCGGCACTGGAGAAGGCGGCCGCGACCCGCGGGTGA